A stretch of Lachancea thermotolerans CBS 6340 chromosome D complete sequence DNA encodes these proteins:
- the LOT5 gene encoding Lot5p (similar to uniprot|P34234 Saccharomyces cerevisiae YKL183W LOT5 Protein of unknown function gene expression increases in cultures shifted to a lower temperature), protein MAGTAEAELICQLESTKPTVENVTPYSSYQQTQPRLKGFSLYQQNELPVLYGGGREFLLSLIPSGDEPADMVQAEVVDFFILNTCMVIWINTLDRGLRIPYQKVVYHGVHPIESPTASAEGHSLEIVLTVQRDATLNQLFPAGAPTRAADPLGEFTMSTVELILRPKYADFDRHYNDQMENLFTFKEFGLNRGDTLVVNCSKAIATCMDFFCVEESDDETETDQTASSALPGFTGVGEFLQEPPVYFNNGAADDLGEDDRSMSRFLVDGTDAGMSLEFCGNEQLAGRKKLWEHDGPEFPNKYRG, encoded by the coding sequence ATGGCGGGAACCGCTGAGGCAGAGTTGATATGTCAACTGGAAAGCACAAAACCTACAGTGGAGAACGTTACTCCATACTCATCGTACCAGCAAACACAGCCGCGACTGAAGGGCTTCTCTCTGTACCAACAGAATGAGCTACCTGTGTTGTACGGCGGAGGACGGGAGTTCCTTCTTAGCTTGATACCGAGCGGCGACGAACCAGCAGACATGGTCCAGGCAGAAGTGGTCGACTTTTTTATCCTGAATACATGCATGGTAATATGGATCAACACGCTTGACAGAGGGCTACGCATTCCCTACCAAAAAGTTGTGTACCACGGCGTGCATCCGATCGAAAGCCCGACGGCCAGCGCGGAAGGGCACTCGTTGGAAATCGTCCTCACAGTACAGCGCGATGCGACCTTGAATCAGCTGTTTCCCGCGGGTGCCCCAACACGCGCTGCCGACCCGCTGGGCGAATTCACGATGTCGACGGTGGAACTCATCCTAAGGCCGAAATACGCGGATTTTGACAGGCACTACAACGACCAAATGGAGAACCTGTTTACGTTCAAGGAATTCGGCCTCAATAGAGGAGACACTTTGGTGGTGAACTGCAGCAAAGCCATCGCGACCTGTATGGACTTTTTCTGCGTGGAGGAGAGCGACGACGAGACAGAGACAGACCAAACCGCGAGCAGCGCGCTGCCCGGGTTTACCGGCGTGGGCGAGTTCCTGCAGGAGCCGCCCGTATACTTCAACAATGGCGCAGCCGACGACCTTGGCGAGGACGACAGGTCGATGAGCCGGTTCCTGGTCGACGGAACGGATGCTGGCATGTCCCTAGAGTTCTGCGGAAATGAGCAGCTCGCGGGGCGCAAGAAACTGTGGGAACACGACGGGCCCGAGTTCCCCAACAAGTACAGAGGTTGA
- the ASH1 gene encoding DNA-binding transcription repressor ASH1 (weakly similar to uniprot|P34233 Saccharomyces cerevisiae YKL185W ASH1 Zinc-finger inhibitor of HO transcription mRNA is localized and translated in the distal tip of anaphase cells resulting in accumulation of Ash1p in daughter cell nuclei and inhibition of HO expression potential Cdc28p substrate) — MSTFSAPMVPTVSAGPETNTRRKRSFDDLLLPSLGFDSSHVYNHESAYLFQPVALDRHNKRARTAPASPTGVGSLTPHTSPLLNKGTINPISLPPVPSVLNLAQSGAPTTLRESLSNPEYIPSTPTLSRVAHRDSFIKPSQKGPLPSLRHLRLLPHPKVQEHAYRFPDTSENTPIWRESLMNWCKSENYQDYQQIAKEVQRCVYSDSAPGLNILANVATITQKIPSILNPVDQFHDLSDSASTDGVVTPPMSPRNATAAGRSGPLTFTPTLSEKLVQTIRQKRAGSHRKTNSFKAREMKKLLNNRDVLSIDSKGKVEKPARKRKTSSPSSPQQLVMKISTLSPLRTPLSGTALPKGPAMGATPPTSRNSITRTPQRSVSPVRAVSPPRTHVFVLNEPRTPPMSSHTVASSGRSGGSPRSEACQTKKTTSPKRTSNRTCISCLSSDSPCWRPSWTNKKQDQLCNSCGLRYKKTQTRCLNETCRKIPSKGELAIMKANGKITRTNSDGTLTEGLGCLFCNSMVEIREKPS, encoded by the coding sequence ATGTCCACATTCTCTGCACCCATGGTCCCCACCGTTTCTGCTGGTCCAGAAACCAACACCCGCAGAAAGAGATCTTTCGACGACCTCCTGCTTCCCTCGCTGGGCTTCGACTCTTCTCATGTTTACAACCACGAGAGCGCCTACCTGTTTCAACCGGTCGCGCTTGACCGCCATAACAAGCGCGCGCGCACAGCGCCTGCGTCTCCCACCGGCGTGGGTTCATTAACTCCCCACACGTCTCCCCTTCTTAATAAGGGCACCATCAACCCGATTTCGCTCCCTCCTGTCCCTTCCGTCCTCAACCTTGCTCAGAGCGGTGCCCCCACCACGTTGCGCGAAAGCTTGTCGAACCCCGAGTACATTCCTTCAACGCCAACGCTGAGCCGTGTAGCTCATCGCGATTCGTTTATCAAGCCCTCGCAAAAAGGGCCCCTGCCCTCACTTAGACACCTTCGCCTTCTTCCCCACCCTAAGGTTCAAGAGCACGCCTACCGTTTCCCTGATACCTCTGAAAACACGCCGATATGGAGGGAAAGTTTGATGAACTGGTGCAAGAGCGAGAATTATCAAGACTATCAGCAAATCGCAAAAGAAGTGCAGCGCTGCGTTTATTCCGACTCTGCGCCGGGGCTGAACATTTTGGCCAACGTTGCTACCATAACCCAGAAGATTCCCTCGATTTTGAATCCTGTTGACCAGTTTCACGACCTCTCCGACTCGGCGTCCACAGATGGTGTGGTTACGCCACCAATGAGTCCCCGCAACGCAACAGCGGCTGGACGCAGCGGTCCACTCACATTTACGCCCACCTTGAGCGAGAAACTCGTGCAGACCATAAGGCAAAAACGAGCGGGCTCGCATAGGAAGACTAACAGTTTCAAAGCCCGAGAAATGAAAAAGTTGCTGAACAACAGGGATGTTCTGTCTATAGACTCAAAGGGAAAGGTTGAAAAGCCTGCACGCAAGCGCAAGACGAGCTCTCCTTCCTCTCCCCAACAGCTGGTGATGAAAATCAGCACTTTGTCGCCTCTCAGAACCCCACTCAGTGGAACCGCTCTTCCCAAGGGTCCTGCTATGGGAGCCACTCCCCCCACAAGCAGAAACTCTATTACCAGGACACCGCAGCGGTCTGTCTCACCTGTTCGCGCTGTCTCGCCTCCACGAACCCACGTATTTGTACTAAACGAGCCAAGAACTCCGCCCATGAGTTCCCATACGGTGGCAAGTTCAGGCAGGAGTGGCGGCAGCCCACGGTCTGAAGCATGTCAGACCAAAAAAACAACCTCTCCCAAACGCACCTCGAACCGGACTTGTATATCTTGTCTGTCCAGCGACTCCCCATGTTGGAGGCCCTCTTGGACTAACAAGAAACAGGATCAATTGTGCAACTCTTGCGGTCTACGATACAAAAAGACGCAGACAAGATGCCTCAATGAGACCTGCCGCAAAATCCCATCGAAAGGTGAACTTGCTATAATGAAAGCAAATGGAAAAATCACAAGGACCAATAGCGACGGTACGCTTACGGAGGGCTTGGGATGTCTATTTTGCAATAGCATGGTCGAGATTAGGGAGAAACCCTCATGA
- the SPE1 gene encoding ornithine decarboxylase SPE1 (similar to uniprot|P08432 Saccharomyces cerevisiae YKL184W SPE1 Rate limiting step of polyamine biosynthesis pathway Ornithine decarboxylase), producing MSTLQDVRTLISAEKSYETDILSNQGATTKPCIVADSKGKSIKLAHESIYEALRTRVEGINQEVCEAGDENSFFVCDLGEVKRLYEHWHAMLPRVHPFYAVKSNPDRQVLETLVKLGANFDCASKSEIEMVLNLGVEPSRIIYANPCKASSFIRYAKNSDVRKSTFDNVEELAKIKKYHPESELLLRIATDDSTAQCRLSTKYGCEMEGVGSLLAKVKELGLNLVGVSFHIGSGASDFGSFYKAVRDARQVFDLARERYGLQNVHILDIGGGFQLDSFAESSAVLNAALEEFFPLGSGTDIIAEPGRFFAASPFTLACHVIAKRAHDEKESMLYINDGVYGNMNCILFDHQKPTPRVLYHNQQFQYWDFESSSSTANAQCQHKVSIWGPTCDGLDCITSEYYLKHDLVVGDWLYFPVLGAYTSSAATQFNGFEQVADVIYIDSTSQ from the coding sequence ATGTCCACTCTACAAGATGTCAGAACCTTGATTAGCGCTGAAAAGAGCTATGAAACTGATATATTGTCGAATCAAGGTGCAACTACGAAGCCCTGCATCGTAGCTGATTCTAAAGGGAAGTCGATCAAATTAGCCCACGAGAGCATATACGAGGCCTTGCGCACTCGTGTGGAGGGCATTAACCAGGAGGTTTGTGAGGCGGGAGACGAGAACTCGTTCTTCGTCTGCGACTTGGGAGAAGTCAAACGGTTGTACGAGCATTGGCACGCGATGCTGCCCCGGGTGCATCCATTCTACGCTGTGAAATCCAACCCAGACAgacaagttttggaaacGCTTGTTAAGCTAGGTGCCAACTTTGACTGCGCCTCAAAGTCTGAGATTGAAATGGTTTTGAACCTTGGCGTCGAGCCCTCCAGAATTATCTATGCCAACCCATGCAAGGCTTCATCCTTCATCAGATACGCCAAAAACAGCGATGTGCGCAAATCAACCTTCGACAACGTGGAAGAGCTTGCCAAAATTAAAAAGTATCATCCAGAGTCTGAGCTTCTGCTCAGAATTGCTACTGACGACTCTACGGCTCAGTGCAGACTTTCCACGAAGTATGGCTGCGAAATGGAGGGCGTAGGCTCACTGCTAGCCAAGGTTAAGGAACTCGGCCTCAACCTTGTTGGTGTTTCTTTCCACATCGGCTCGGGCGCGTCAGACTTTGGGTCATTCTACAAAGCGGTCCGCGACGCGCGCCAAGTTTTCGATCTTGCTCGTGAGCGTTACGGCCTGCAAAACGTTCACATCTTGGATATCGGAGGCGGCTTCCAACTCGACTCATTTGCGGAATCGAGCGCTGTTTTGAACGCGGCTCTTGAGGAGTTCTTCCCTCTTGGAAGCGGTACCGACATTATTGCCGAACCAGGCCGTTTCTTCGCTGCGTCCCCCTTCACACTTGCTTGCCATGTCATCGCGAAGAGAGCCCACGATGAAAAGGAGTCCATGCTCTACATCAATGATGGCGTTTACGGCAACATGAACTGCATCCTTTTCGACCACCAGAAGCCTACGCCTAGAGTTCTCTACCATAACCAGCAGTTCCAGTACTGGGACTTCGAATCGTCCTCTTCCACGGCCAATGCCCAATGCCAGCACAAAGTGTCCATCTGGGGGCCCACATGTGACGGTCTCGACTGCATCACCAGCGAGTACTACCTAAAGCACGACCTTGTTGTAGGGGACTGGCTGTACTTCCCTGTGTTGGGCGCTTACACCTCGTCTGCCGCGACTCAATTCAATGGGTTCGAGCAAGTGGCCGATGTGATCTACATTGACTCAACCAGCCAGTAG